A window of Aeromicrobium sp. A1-2 contains these coding sequences:
- the hflX gene encoding GTPase HflX — protein MDRMTDASTGSTDAGTDPMNEDASTGSTDAGTDPTDTGHGNTEGLELEERNSLRRVASLRTELEDITEVEYRKLRLERVVLVGVWTEGTAEDADNSMAELKLLAETAGSEVLDALIQRRQKPDPATYIGSGKVEDLRAAVEATGADTIICDGALAPSQLRNLEDRCKVKVVDRTALILDIFAQHAKSKEGKAQVELAQLQYQTQRLRGWGGNLSRQAGGQAAGGEGIGGRGPGETKLETDRRRIQMKMTKLRRELKDLGKARGTKKANRRRHDIPSVSIAGYTNAGKSSLLNRLTDAGVLVEDALFATLDPTTRRTQTSDGRVYTMSDTVGLVRNLPHQLVEAFRSTLEEIAESDLILHVVDGSHPDPEGQIAAVRAVLADVDALDVPEIIVINKADAADPLVLKSLLAREPHAVVVSARTGEGIDELLSAIEADLPQPASLVDVVLPYARGDLLNQIHTQGEIESLDHESDGTHVVARVHGQLASELEPYAV, from the coding sequence ATGGATCGCATGACAGACGCTTCGACCGGCTCGACAGACGCGGGAACAGACCCGATGAACGAGGATGCTTCGACCGGCTCGACGGACGCGGGCACGGACCCGACGGACACCGGCCACGGCAACACCGAGGGCCTCGAACTGGAAGAGCGCAACTCGCTCAGACGCGTCGCGAGTCTTCGGACCGAGCTCGAGGACATCACCGAGGTCGAGTACCGCAAGCTACGGCTCGAGCGGGTCGTCCTGGTCGGTGTGTGGACCGAGGGCACCGCCGAGGATGCCGACAACTCGATGGCCGAGCTCAAGCTGCTCGCCGAGACCGCAGGCTCCGAGGTCCTCGATGCGCTGATCCAGCGGCGTCAGAAGCCCGATCCCGCGACCTACATCGGGAGCGGCAAGGTCGAGGACCTCCGCGCCGCGGTCGAGGCGACCGGCGCCGACACGATCATCTGTGACGGAGCGCTTGCACCCAGCCAGCTGCGCAACCTCGAAGACCGCTGCAAGGTCAAGGTCGTCGACCGCACCGCGCTGATCCTGGACATCTTTGCCCAGCACGCCAAGTCCAAGGAGGGCAAGGCGCAGGTCGAGCTCGCCCAGCTGCAATACCAGACGCAACGCCTACGCGGCTGGGGCGGCAACCTGTCCCGCCAGGCCGGTGGACAGGCCGCCGGCGGCGAGGGGATCGGTGGTCGTGGACCCGGCGAGACCAAGCTCGAGACGGATCGCCGTCGCATCCAGATGAAGATGACCAAGCTTCGTCGCGAGCTCAAGGACCTCGGCAAAGCTCGGGGGACCAAGAAGGCCAACCGGCGGCGCCACGACATCCCGTCGGTGTCGATCGCGGGCTACACCAACGCCGGCAAGTCCAGCCTGCTCAACCGGCTGACCGACGCAGGTGTCCTGGTCGAGGACGCGCTGTTCGCGACCCTCGACCCGACCACGCGCCGCACCCAGACCTCGGACGGCCGGGTCTACACGATGTCCGACACCGTGGGGCTGGTCCGCAACCTTCCGCACCAGCTCGTCGAGGCGTTCCGCTCCACGCTGGAGGAGATCGCCGAGTCCGACCTGATCCTGCACGTCGTCGACGGGTCTCATCCCGACCCCGAGGGCCAGATCGCAGCCGTCCGTGCCGTGCTGGCCGACGTCGACGCGCTCGACGTGCCCGAGATCATCGTCATCAACAAGGCCGATGCCGCCGATCCGCTGGTGCTGAAGTCCCTGCTGGCCCGCGAGCCGCATGCCGTCGTGGTCAGCGCCCGCACCGGCGAGGGCATCGACGAGCTGCTCAGCGCGATCGAGGCCGACCTGCCGCAGCCCGCGAGCCTGGTCGACGTCGTGCTGCCGTACGCCCGCGGAGACCTGCTCAACCAGATCCACACGCAGGGCGAGATCGAGTCGCTCGACCACGAGTCCGACGGCACCCACGTGGTTGCGCGGGTCCACGGTCAGCTCGCCAGCGAGCTCGAGCCCTACGCCGTCTGA
- the dapF gene encoding diaminopimelate epimerase, translating into MAFAWLKGHGTENDFVLLPDHDGTIHGDLDDSFVAAVCHRRRGIGADGIMRVIRSAALGRQSDGEWFMDYRNADGSVSEMCGNGIRVFALHLVQEGLADASGPIVIGTRDGDKTITIPRAQGAALGDAISVDMGTPEVRGVSKVGADGRTWEAQDVRTGNPHAIAFVERLSDAGTLLTQPDFDHTVYPDGVNIEFVVREAAEHVSMRVHERGSGETRSCGTGACAVAVAAAVADGAIRPTTYRVDVPGGTVHVTWRADDHLILTGPAEIVARGDMEWIA; encoded by the coding sequence ATGGCATTTGCATGGCTCAAGGGACACGGCACCGAGAACGATTTCGTGCTGCTCCCGGACCATGACGGCACGATCCACGGCGATCTGGACGATAGCTTCGTGGCGGCTGTGTGCCACCGACGCCGGGGCATCGGCGCCGACGGCATCATGCGTGTCATCCGCTCGGCCGCGCTCGGCCGGCAGTCCGACGGCGAGTGGTTCATGGACTACCGCAACGCGGATGGATCGGTCAGCGAGATGTGCGGCAACGGCATCCGGGTCTTCGCACTGCACCTCGTGCAGGAGGGGCTTGCCGACGCGTCCGGCCCTATCGTGATCGGCACCCGCGACGGTGACAAGACGATCACGATTCCACGTGCGCAAGGAGCGGCGCTGGGTGACGCGATCTCGGTCGACATGGGCACCCCCGAGGTACGGGGCGTGTCCAAGGTCGGCGCCGACGGTCGCACCTGGGAAGCCCAGGACGTACGCACCGGCAACCCGCACGCCATCGCCTTCGTCGAACGCCTCAGCGATGCCGGCACGCTGTTGACCCAGCCGGACTTCGACCACACCGTCTATCCGGACGGCGTCAACATCGAGTTCGTCGTCCGCGAAGCCGCCGAGCACGTCTCGATGCGGGTCCACGAGCGTGGATCCGGGGAGACCCGTTCCTGCGGCACTGGCGCGTGCGCCGTTGCGGTTGCCGCGGCCGTCGCCGACGGGGCGATCCGCCCCACCACCTATCGAGTCGACGTACCCGGCGGCACGGTCCACGTGACCTGGCGCGCCGACGACCACCTCATCCTGACTGGCCCCGCCGAGATCGTCGCACGTGGCGACATGGAATGGATCGCATGA
- the miaA gene encoding tRNA (adenosine(37)-N6)-dimethylallyltransferase MiaA yields MSVTDRIVTVVGPTASGKSSLAVALAQRIGAEIVNADSMQLYRGMDIGTAKPSEAERGGIRHHLFDVLGVTETASVAEFQTWARAAIADCLARGVTPIVVGGSALYVRAILDRLEFPGTDPVVRARWAAELAARGPAALHTELADRDPAAAAQILPTNDRRIVRALEVIELTGRPFTATMPAHESVFDSLVMLGLDVPRDVLDGRLAARVDQMWADGFVQEVGALREDGLEDGLTASRALGYQQILAFLRDETTEDEARTATVVGTRKFARRQDRLFRKDPRIHWLPYDSADLVGSALELISAP; encoded by the coding sequence GTGTCTGTGACCGATCGCATCGTGACCGTGGTCGGTCCCACCGCGTCGGGGAAGTCCTCGCTCGCGGTCGCACTGGCTCAACGCATCGGTGCCGAGATCGTGAACGCCGACTCGATGCAGCTTTATCGCGGCATGGACATCGGCACCGCCAAGCCGTCCGAAGCTGAACGCGGGGGCATCCGCCATCACCTGTTCGACGTGCTCGGGGTGACCGAGACGGCAAGCGTCGCGGAGTTCCAGACCTGGGCACGAGCGGCGATCGCGGACTGCCTGGCCCGCGGTGTCACGCCGATCGTTGTCGGCGGATCGGCGCTGTACGTCCGGGCGATCCTGGATCGGCTCGAGTTCCCGGGCACGGATCCGGTGGTCCGTGCCCGGTGGGCCGCCGAGCTGGCTGCTCGCGGGCCCGCGGCCCTGCACACCGAATTGGCCGACCGCGACCCCGCCGCGGCGGCGCAGATCCTGCCGACCAACGATCGGCGCATCGTTCGCGCCCTGGAGGTCATCGAGCTCACGGGCAGACCGTTCACCGCGACGATGCCGGCCCACGAGTCGGTCTTCGACAGCCTGGTGATGCTCGGGCTGGACGTGCCACGGGACGTGCTCGACGGACGTCTTGCCGCGCGCGTCGACCAGATGTGGGCCGACGGATTCGTGCAGGAGGTGGGTGCACTGCGAGAGGACGGCCTCGAGGACGGACTGACGGCGAGCCGGGCGCTGGGGTACCAGCAGATCCTGGCCTTTCTGCGCGACGAGACGACCGAGGACGAGGCCCGGACCGCGACAGTCGTGGGCACGCGCAAGTTCGCCCGCCGGCAGGACCGGCTGTTTCGCAAGGACCCACGCATCCACTGGTTGCCGTACGACTCCGCAGACCTGGTGGGATCGGCCCTCGAGCTCATCTCTGCTCCGTGA
- a CDS encoding antitoxin: MGFLDKLKKKAPELKDKAADLAASQNDKIDSGIDKAADAINKATKGKFDDKIDGAADKAKDGIDKLADDDK; the protein is encoded by the coding sequence ATGGGTTTCCTCGACAAGCTCAAGAAGAAGGCACCCGAGCTCAAGGACAAGGCTGCCGACCTCGCCGCGAGCCAGAACGACAAGATCGACAGCGGCATCGACAAGGCCGCCGATGCGATCAACAAGGCCACCAAGGGCAAGTTCGACGACAAGATCGACGGAGCGGCCGACAAGGCCAAGGACGGCATCGACAAGCTCGCCGATGATGACAAGTAG
- a CDS encoding HhH-GPD-type base excision DNA repair protein produces MAIQIAQDPHADEVLNADPFALLIGMMLDQQFPMERAFAGPAKVLDRFGTLDPAAIADTEPEAFADLCATPPAVHRYGRSMAGRMQALARVVVDDYDGDASRIWSEARTGKELMTRLRALPGFGEQKAKIFTALVAKQLGVKPAGWTTVVGDYGRKGYRSVADVVDAESLAKVRAFKQEKKAAARQTSEESSG; encoded by the coding sequence ATGGCCATCCAGATCGCTCAGGACCCGCACGCCGACGAGGTGTTGAACGCTGATCCGTTCGCCCTGCTGATCGGCATGATGCTCGACCAGCAGTTTCCGATGGAACGGGCCTTCGCCGGGCCTGCGAAGGTGCTCGACCGGTTCGGCACGCTCGATCCGGCCGCGATCGCCGATACCGAGCCGGAGGCGTTCGCCGACCTGTGCGCGACGCCACCGGCGGTCCACCGCTATGGCCGATCGATGGCCGGCCGCATGCAGGCTCTGGCCCGGGTCGTCGTCGATGACTACGACGGCGACGCGTCACGTATCTGGTCCGAGGCCCGGACCGGCAAGGAGTTGATGACGCGGCTGCGGGCACTGCCCGGATTCGGCGAGCAGAAGGCCAAGATCTTCACGGCCCTGGTGGCCAAGCAGCTCGGGGTGAAGCCGGCCGGCTGGACGACGGTCGTAGGCGACTACGGGCGCAAGGGCTATCGGTCGGTGGCCGACGTGGTGGACGCCGAGTCGCTGGCCAAGGTGCGAGCATTCAAGCAGGAAAAAAAGGCTGCCGCGCGTCAGACGTCAGAAGAATCGTCCGGATAG